From one Enterococcus sp. DIV2402 genomic stretch:
- a CDS encoding ATP-binding protein, with amino-acid sequence MRIIKAEITGFGHYRQQTFEFLSGNQLLFGQNEIGKSTLYQFIQAMLFGFPKKNLRKRDYTPQDGAAYGGKLWLEIEPYGEIVVERYRQINRGQAKVWIGSEEGDEKLFLQLIAPLSQEVFQEVFTFQQEQLSQIERMQEKELHAALISLGISGSKQLMQKIQEYHKNNQQLFKPRGQRLPLNKRLNEWQRLKETIQQKEAQENDMKRAYQQLSVYTEQQKELRQQLQQLQQQQQELNQQKINWPLYEEWQQLLRLKESSMTEKEQKQLRLFYQEYQQLSEEINKKQAELSRLEQGQESSHYFFYLDKESKIQELLRQKVPIVRMVDEYDRLNDEYERIDTTLMQLVERWGWKKEVAPPELDDQIFQLLHRLEELDEEVSQHELRIQWLKEKKEPIEIEITKIESKHPELLAKTNTQAYVLPAIGGGLFLLSVLLPSPLKVIGMLIGGSALLIGGGLFFYKKINPASQIKPLWQEKLVQLDAYAAEIEAETAVLNQTQQEKQQLLTYLQPSFGNNTNYHTWHQVLQEYEQAVASFHEYTALLAKSTKQHEQLINELAKIEEDFQLFSEWLPLENKAIQEKLTVLEEFSDKMQDIKLTRLQQPSTLIAQQLKRSKEEQHALFAKYQNLLEKFGLEHPTEIPLWMKQWEQQQKQAERKAELTHLLTPIFPKKMRFDELTIQLQIVQEKQEVLQQESSQLLEEKQRVQLQIEHLQIDGVLDELYQEESRLLSEIQELAITWSTNQVLSASLSDLATELSEQQLPQLLQQASHYFELLTNERYNQVLLSEGVLHVASDQTLLDIYTLSTGTKDQLIMAVRFAYLSLQGQSIVSPVIIDDGWLHYDSLRKEQLAKLFAEFGKKHQVICLSSDQEMVSYYQRLQQPVIEIKQRM; translated from the coding sequence ATGAGGATAATAAAAGCAGAAATTACAGGTTTTGGCCATTATCGTCAACAAACATTTGAATTTTTATCAGGTAATCAACTGTTATTTGGGCAAAATGAGATTGGAAAATCAACATTGTATCAATTTATTCAAGCCATGTTATTTGGTTTTCCCAAGAAAAATTTACGGAAACGTGACTATACTCCCCAAGATGGTGCTGCTTATGGTGGAAAGTTATGGCTAGAAATTGAACCTTATGGTGAAATTGTGGTTGAGCGTTATCGTCAAATAAATCGTGGACAAGCCAAAGTATGGATTGGTTCAGAAGAAGGCGATGAAAAACTATTTCTACAGTTGATTGCTCCTCTGAGTCAAGAGGTATTTCAAGAAGTGTTTACGTTTCAACAAGAGCAACTTTCTCAAATTGAACGTATGCAAGAAAAAGAGCTCCATGCGGCATTGATTTCTTTGGGAATTAGTGGAAGCAAACAATTAATGCAGAAAATTCAAGAATATCATAAAAATAATCAACAACTTTTCAAACCACGCGGTCAACGATTACCATTAAATAAACGTTTAAATGAATGGCAACGATTAAAAGAAACCATTCAGCAAAAAGAAGCCCAAGAAAATGATATGAAGCGAGCGTATCAACAACTATCTGTTTATACAGAACAACAAAAAGAATTACGTCAACAATTACAGCAGTTACAACAGCAACAACAAGAATTAAATCAGCAAAAAATAAATTGGCCTTTATATGAAGAATGGCAACAATTACTACGGCTAAAAGAAAGTAGTATGACTGAAAAAGAGCAAAAGCAGTTGCGTCTTTTTTACCAAGAGTATCAACAACTATCTGAAGAAATCAACAAAAAGCAAGCTGAACTATCACGTTTAGAGCAAGGGCAAGAGTCGAGTCATTATTTCTTTTATTTAGATAAAGAAAGCAAGATTCAAGAGTTACTACGTCAAAAAGTGCCAATTGTTCGAATGGTGGATGAGTATGATCGATTAAATGACGAATATGAAAGAATCGATACTACGTTAATGCAACTTGTAGAACGTTGGGGTTGGAAAAAAGAGGTGGCACCACCTGAATTGGATGACCAAATTTTTCAGCTGTTACACCGTTTAGAAGAATTGGATGAGGAAGTTTCTCAGCATGAGTTGCGTATTCAGTGGTTAAAAGAGAAAAAAGAACCCATAGAAATAGAAATTACCAAAATAGAAAGTAAACATCCTGAATTATTAGCAAAAACGAATACACAAGCGTATGTTTTACCGGCTATTGGTGGGGGATTATTTTTACTTAGTGTATTATTACCCAGTCCTTTAAAAGTAATAGGCATGCTCATTGGTGGCAGTGCCTTATTGATTGGTGGGGGGCTATTCTTTTATAAAAAAATTAATCCTGCATCACAAATTAAACCTCTGTGGCAAGAAAAGTTAGTCCAATTAGATGCATATGCTGCTGAAATTGAAGCAGAAACAGCAGTGTTGAACCAGACACAGCAAGAAAAACAGCAGCTGTTAACTTATTTGCAACCATCTTTTGGCAATAATACGAATTATCATACATGGCATCAAGTCTTACAAGAATATGAACAAGCCGTGGCTAGCTTCCATGAATACACGGCTTTGCTAGCAAAGAGTACCAAACAACACGAACAACTTATCAATGAATTAGCAAAAATTGAAGAAGACTTTCAACTGTTTAGTGAATGGCTACCTTTAGAAAATAAAGCGATTCAAGAAAAATTAACAGTGCTAGAAGAATTTTCAGATAAAATGCAAGATATTAAGTTAACGCGCTTGCAACAACCAAGTACGTTAATTGCGCAACAATTAAAACGTAGTAAAGAAGAACAGCATGCTTTATTTGCGAAATACCAAAACTTACTGGAAAAATTTGGGTTAGAACATCCTACTGAAATTCCTTTGTGGATGAAGCAATGGGAACAGCAACAAAAACAGGCAGAACGAAAAGCAGAATTAACGCATCTCTTAACCCCTATTTTTCCTAAAAAAATGCGTTTCGACGAATTAACCATTCAATTACAAATTGTTCAAGAAAAGCAAGAGGTGCTTCAACAAGAAAGTTCTCAACTTTTAGAAGAAAAACAACGTGTGCAATTACAAATTGAGCATCTACAAATTGATGGTGTTTTAGATGAATTGTATCAAGAGGAAAGTCGATTGCTTTCAGAAATTCAAGAATTAGCAATTACTTGGAGTACCAATCAAGTCTTGAGTGCGAGCTTAAGTGATTTAGCGACTGAACTATCCGAACAACAATTGCCACAGTTACTACAACAAGCTTCGCATTATTTTGAGTTATTAACCAATGAGCGTTATAACCAAGTATTATTAAGCGAAGGTGTCTTACACGTTGCTTCTGACCAGACACTTCTGGATATTTATACGCTTTCCACTGGAACAAAAGATCAACTGATTATGGCTGTGCGTTTTGCGTATTTATCTTTACAAGGACAATCAATAGTAAGTCCAGTCATTATTGACGATGGTTGGTTGCATTATGATAGTTTACGTAAAGAACAGTTAGCGAAATTGTTTGCAGAATTTGGAAAAAAACACCAAGTCATTTGTTTGTCTTCTGATCAAGAAATGGTAAGCTATTATCAAAGGCTGCAACAACCAGTAATTGAAATTAAGCAAAGGATGTGA
- a CDS encoding metallophosphoesterase family protein translates to MLRFIHCADLHFDRTFEGLHLITQVKELPLANNQVLEKIVTLALDEQVDFLVFAGDIFHQNRPSLKTQHQFFKQMNRLKEQDIPVYMIFGNHDYFEKERYWFDFPENIHLFTEEKVRTIHGKNKTGESYAISGFSYQHPWIPTSKVSEFPKKAATYHIGMYHGDSNGERFAPFQIQEMKQKNYDYWALGHIHVPTVLSKTPPIIYPGTPQGHTQKEKETGVQLVTLDGLTVHYETKRVAAVTWEDYELSLSGMKSRKDALEAMKAFFQTSQRQLVKFSLKDTEHLPIDWLNNREKPELIAYLNEYLAQNNFEQIVYQLEVIAVPESEKLVLTGKEVMAQLLASYQTNEVFETIIEELATHPLIKRTISSQTLKEETLAQVKTTLEQEFCWSEEE, encoded by the coding sequence ATGTTGCGATTTATTCATTGTGCGGATTTACATTTTGATCGAACCTTTGAAGGATTGCATTTAATTACGCAAGTCAAAGAGTTACCTCTTGCGAATAACCAAGTATTAGAAAAAATTGTGACACTAGCTTTAGATGAACAAGTTGATTTTTTAGTATTTGCAGGAGATATTTTCCATCAAAATCGTCCGAGCTTAAAAACACAACATCAGTTTTTTAAACAAATGAATCGTTTGAAGGAACAAGATATTCCAGTCTATATGATTTTTGGTAATCATGATTATTTTGAAAAAGAGCGTTACTGGTTTGATTTTCCTGAGAATATTCATTTATTTACAGAAGAAAAAGTACGAACGATACATGGAAAAAATAAGACAGGCGAAAGTTATGCAATTAGTGGTTTTAGTTACCAACATCCGTGGATTCCCACGTCCAAAGTGAGTGAATTTCCTAAAAAAGCAGCAACTTATCACATTGGAATGTATCACGGAGACAGTAATGGTGAGCGTTTTGCGCCTTTTCAGATTCAAGAAATGAAACAAAAAAATTACGATTATTGGGCATTGGGACATATTCATGTACCAACTGTATTATCTAAAACGCCTCCAATCATCTATCCAGGAACCCCTCAAGGTCATACTCAAAAAGAAAAAGAAACAGGTGTTCAATTGGTCACGTTAGATGGGCTGACAGTACACTACGAAACAAAAAGGGTTGCTGCAGTGACTTGGGAAGATTATGAGTTATCGCTATCAGGGATGAAATCTCGTAAGGATGCTTTGGAAGCTATGAAGGCATTCTTTCAAACATCTCAGCGGCAGTTAGTTAAATTTTCATTGAAAGATACGGAGCATTTACCGATCGACTGGTTAAATAATCGTGAAAAGCCGGAATTGATCGCGTATTTAAATGAATATTTGGCACAGAATAATTTTGAACAGATTGTTTATCAGTTAGAAGTAATCGCAGTTCCTGAAAGTGAGAAACTAGTTTTAACAGGTAAAGAAGTTATGGCGCAATTATTAGCTAGCTATCAAACAAATGAAGTCTTTGAAACAATCATTGAAGAGTTAGCGACACATCCGCTAATTAAACGAACGATTTCATCACAAACATTGAAAGAAGAAACATTAGCCCAAGTGAAAACAACACTAGAGCAAGAGTTTTGTTGGAGTGAGGAAGAATAA
- a CDS encoding peptidylprolyl isomerase, with product MKKKILLAVVGAMSVFTLAACSGNTNTEIATMKGAKLTVEDFYEKAKTDQNSQQIVFDMILSEVFTSKYGDKVTDKDVEKEITNVFGDTFEDQLKASGMSRKEVENSIRESLAFKEGLKAHVDLTDADLKAAWDSFHPEVEAQLIAVTSEDEAKEVKEEVSKKDADFGKVAKEKSVDASKEDSGKVKFDSSTAATTIPEEVKAAAWDLKDGEISEPIAVNSAYGTSYYVVKMVKNQSKGNDMSKYEDKIKEIATDTKLNDSEFTTKAIGEELVDANVKIKDEAFSNILTNFIDAAETKSSSDSDAKEATTKESETNASTEESK from the coding sequence ATGAAGAAAAAAATTCTTTTAGCAGTTGTCGGCGCAATGAGTGTTTTCACGCTAGCTGCTTGCTCAGGTAACACAAATACAGAAATCGCAACGATGAAAGGTGCTAAATTAACCGTTGAAGATTTTTATGAGAAAGCAAAAACCGATCAAAACAGTCAACAAATTGTTTTTGACATGATTTTATCAGAAGTTTTCACATCAAAATACGGCGATAAAGTAACAGACAAAGACGTTGAAAAAGAAATTACAAATGTTTTTGGTGATACTTTCGAAGATCAATTAAAAGCTTCTGGCATGTCTCGTAAAGAAGTTGAAAACAGTATTCGTGAAAGCTTAGCCTTTAAAGAAGGTTTGAAAGCTCACGTAGACTTAACAGATGCTGACTTGAAAGCTGCTTGGGATTCTTTCCATCCAGAAGTTGAAGCACAATTAATTGCAGTAACATCTGAAGATGAAGCAAAAGAAGTAAAAGAAGAAGTAAGTAAAAAAGATGCTGATTTTGGTAAAGTTGCCAAAGAAAAATCAGTTGATGCTTCAAAAGAAGATAGTGGTAAAGTGAAATTTGACTCATCAACAGCTGCTACAACAATTCCTGAAGAAGTAAAAGCTGCTGCTTGGGATTTAAAAGATGGTGAAATTTCTGAACCAATCGCTGTAAACTCTGCATATGGTACAAGCTACTATGTAGTGAAAATGGTGAAAAACCAATCAAAAGGCAATGATATGTCTAAATACGAAGACAAGATTAAAGAAATTGCTACTGATACAAAATTAAACGATAGCGAATTTACAACAAAAGCTATTGGTGAAGAATTAGTTGACGCAAATGTAAAAATCAAAGATGAAGCATTCTCAAATATTCTAACAAACTTCATTGATGCAGCAGAAACTAAATCATCTTCAGACTCTGATGCCAAAGAAGCTACTACAAAAGAATCAGAAACAAACGCATCAACTGAAGAAAGCAAATAA
- a CDS encoding DUF536 domain-containing protein, with the protein MTEQTGKTLTQLANELGVSRDKVIYRYKKLPEDHYYKENNTIYIKENGVQRIIDELGEDINEEGTQNEVSSPINDYLIEQLAKKDEQIEQLQKLIDQQQQLNAEDKKLIKELHQYFALEAPKEPNEEDDKRSVELEAQVAKLEEQMKKAEALTTEKEQLEKELAELKADLEAKKKKWYQFWKKKN; encoded by the coding sequence ATGACAGAACAAACAGGCAAAACACTCACTCAATTAGCCAATGAATTGGGTGTATCACGCGATAAAGTCATCTATCGTTATAAAAAACTACCTGAAGATCATTACTACAAAGAAAACAACACAATTTATATTAAAGAAAACGGGGTACAACGTATCATTGATGAGTTAGGGGAAGACATCAATGAAGAAGGCACACAAAATGAGGTAAGTAGCCCAATCAACGATTATTTAATTGAGCAATTAGCTAAAAAAGATGAACAAATTGAACAATTACAAAAATTAATCGATCAACAGCAACAACTAAATGCAGAAGATAAAAAATTAATCAAAGAACTTCATCAATATTTTGCTTTAGAAGCTCCTAAAGAACCAAATGAAGAAGATGACAAACGTTCTGTTGAACTAGAAGCACAAGTTGCTAAGCTAGAAGAACAAATGAAAAAAGCTGAAGCATTAACTACAGAAAAAGAGCAACTAGAAAAAGAATTAGCAGAGTTAAAAGCTGATCTAGAAGCGAAGAAAAAGAAATGGTACCAATTCTGGAAAAAGAAAAATTAA
- a CDS encoding pseudouridine synthase — MRLDKYLADMDFGSRKEVKNFIKKGLVSVNGTVIKSDKFQVKENEDAVFFDGEPVVYQKYFYYLLNKPAGVISATIDDYDETVMDLFDDEHYREDLFPVGRLDKDTEGLLVITNDGALAHRLLSPKRHVEKEYYAQIAGVMTQADIEAFEKGLTIDGEACLPAKLMIDTIDEEEETSEIRLILHEGKFHQVKRMVQAVGKEVTYLKRIRMGGLVLDATLDYGEHRVLTEAERTRLEQKN, encoded by the coding sequence ATGCGATTAGATAAATATTTAGCCGACATGGATTTTGGCTCACGAAAAGAAGTGAAAAACTTTATTAAAAAAGGATTGGTTTCAGTCAACGGGACAGTCATTAAATCTGATAAATTCCAAGTGAAAGAAAATGAAGATGCTGTATTTTTTGATGGGGAGCCTGTCGTTTATCAAAAATATTTTTATTACTTATTAAATAAACCAGCTGGCGTAATTTCAGCTACGATTGATGATTACGATGAAACCGTGATGGATTTATTTGATGATGAACATTATCGTGAGGATTTATTTCCAGTTGGACGTTTAGATAAAGATACAGAAGGATTATTAGTTATTACCAATGATGGTGCCTTAGCACATCGGCTACTGTCACCGAAACGTCATGTAGAAAAAGAATACTATGCACAAATAGCTGGTGTGATGACTCAAGCGGACATTGAAGCTTTTGAAAAAGGACTCACAATTGATGGTGAAGCCTGTCTGCCTGCTAAATTAATGATTGATACTATTGATGAGGAGGAAGAAACCTCAGAAATTCGTTTGATTTTGCATGAAGGAAAATTTCACCAAGTCAAACGAATGGTCCAAGCGGTTGGTAAAGAGGTAACGTATTTAAAACGTATTCGCATGGGTGGATTAGTTTTAGATGCAACGCTTGATTATGGGGAACACCGTGTTTTAACCGAAGCAGAACGGACTCGTCTGGAGCAAAAAAATTAG
- a CDS encoding RluA family pseudouridine synthase, translating to MEYSITLPASQQPMTIRDLLEKEWLVPRKVRHFLRIRKNVLLNNELAMFHQEVHAGDTLTLRLEETDYTYQEIHLGNKKNIHPLFEDEHIILVNKPAGVKTHPNQPDETETLLNDLAAYLAEKNQRGYVVHRLDKETSGVILFAKNPLVLPILGRLLEQKAIYRRYQAVVWGKLNNDTTIHKKMGRDRHDRRKRVIDERKGKTAITHVEVHAVHQKTSEIYCVLDTGRTHQIRVHLASVGHPIVGDPLYQTKNGPRLLLHAYEMFLVHPFTKEQMHIVATPGLWE from the coding sequence GTGGAATATTCAATTACTTTACCTGCTTCACAACAACCAATGACAATTCGTGACTTACTTGAAAAGGAGTGGCTAGTTCCTCGTAAAGTTCGTCATTTTTTACGCATACGAAAAAATGTCTTACTCAACAATGAACTTGCGATGTTTCATCAAGAGGTCCACGCAGGTGATACTCTTACCTTGCGTTTAGAAGAAACAGATTATACTTATCAAGAAATTCATCTTGGCAACAAAAAAAATATTCATCCTCTATTTGAAGATGAACATATTATTTTAGTCAATAAACCAGCGGGTGTAAAAACTCACCCAAATCAACCAGATGAAACAGAGACACTTTTAAATGATTTAGCGGCTTATCTTGCTGAAAAAAACCAAAGAGGTTATGTGGTCCATCGCTTAGATAAAGAAACAAGCGGAGTAATTTTATTTGCCAAAAATCCTTTAGTCTTACCGATTTTAGGACGTCTATTAGAACAAAAAGCGATCTATCGCCGTTATCAAGCAGTTGTTTGGGGTAAATTAAACAACGATACCACCATTCATAAAAAAATGGGTCGTGATCGTCACGACCGCCGTAAACGCGTCATTGATGAGCGCAAAGGCAAAACAGCCATTACGCATGTTGAAGTGCATGCAGTCCATCAAAAAACTAGTGAGATTTATTGTGTGCTAGACACGGGACGCACCCATCAAATTCGCGTTCACCTTGCAAGTGTAGGTCATCCCATTGTTGGTGATCCTTTATATCAAACCAAAAATGGGCCGCGTTTGTTGCTCCATGCCTATGAAATGTTTTTAGTTCATCCTTTTACTAAAGAACAAATGCATATCGTTGCGACTCCTGGATTGTGGGAATAA
- a CDS encoding 3'-5' exoribonuclease YhaM family protein, with product MKKLRELAVDEEFHAFVLVKNADVRMAKNGKKFIAFTFQDTSGTLDGKFWDASEDEIKRFEAGRVVYLTGKREVYQGNPQVKILQLRTAKAEEPNDPSLYMERAPIQKEAMEEEISQVLFEITNPHWNRIVRFLLNQYKKEFFEYPAAKRNHHAFAGGLAYHTTTMLRLGKAIVREYSELNASLLYAGIILHDLGKVIELSGPMSTEYTLVGNLVGHLVLVDEEITKACLALKIDERDEDVVVLRHMVLSHHGLLEYGSPVRPRIMEAEILHQIDNLDASMQMLLTSIRQTEPGEYTDRIFGLDNRSFYVPKNI from the coding sequence ATGAAAAAATTACGAGAATTGGCAGTAGACGAAGAGTTTCATGCATTTGTATTAGTCAAAAATGCGGATGTACGCATGGCAAAAAATGGCAAAAAATTTATTGCTTTTACATTTCAAGACACATCAGGGACATTGGATGGTAAGTTTTGGGATGCTTCTGAAGATGAAATTAAGCGTTTTGAAGCTGGACGTGTGGTCTATCTAACTGGAAAAAGAGAAGTGTATCAAGGAAACCCTCAAGTGAAAATTTTACAATTGCGCACAGCAAAAGCGGAAGAACCGAATGACCCAAGTTTATACATGGAACGAGCACCAATTCAAAAAGAAGCGATGGAAGAAGAAATTAGCCAAGTGCTTTTTGAAATTACTAATCCTCATTGGAACCGAATTGTTCGTTTCTTATTAAACCAATACAAAAAAGAATTTTTTGAATATCCAGCAGCTAAACGAAACCATCATGCGTTTGCTGGCGGACTTGCTTACCATACTACAACGATGCTTCGCCTAGGTAAAGCAATCGTTCGCGAATATTCTGAATTAAATGCTTCCTTGCTGTACGCAGGTATTATTCTACATGATTTGGGCAAAGTAATAGAGTTGAGTGGACCAATGTCAACAGAATATACGCTAGTGGGGAATTTAGTAGGGCATTTGGTTTTAGTTGATGAAGAAATTACTAAAGCTTGTTTGGCGCTAAAAATTGATGAACGTGATGAAGATGTAGTTGTTTTGCGTCATATGGTACTGTCGCATCATGGTCTATTAGAATATGGTTCTCCTGTTCGTCCACGAATTATGGAAGCAGAAATTTTGCATCAAATTGACAATTTAGATGCTTCGATGCAAATGCTCTTAACCTCCATTCGTCAAACTGAACCTGGCGAATATACAGATCGTATTTTTGGTTTGGATAACCGTAGCTTTTATGTCCCAAAAAATATTTAA
- a CDS encoding PBP1A family penicillin-binding protein: MDFQRFLATIKKYLGIIKEYLIRFWQWMKPYLIQFHQWRKRVWKKYHVNKIIILLALVGALVMSVYLFYIAKTTKVSELESGLRESTIIYDKENQEAGRMSAQKGTYVDLDHVSPYVVDAVISTEDRSFYSHHGFDIKGIGRAAVRMLINRSTSGGGGSTITQQLAKNAYLTIDQTFNRKAKEIFLAIEIEKKYSKDEILAMYLNTSYYGNGVWGIQDAAKKYFGVDATDVTIGEAATLIGMLKGPSIYNPIDEPEAATNRRDTVLQLMVENGKLDQASADQESQVAITDLLYDAYNQTDAGYQYPYYFDAVINEAEREYGIDDDDLMNRGYKIYTALDQNYQIAMQDTYAENGYFPPNAEDGTMVQSASVALDPGTGGVRGLIGRRGDYTFRGFNFATDMRRSPGSTIKPLSVYAPALEAGYKPDSILKDEPQSYYDAKNYSGTYENEVPMYQAVARSLNLPAVWLLHEIGLDKGYNKAKAFGLNLTDSDKYWGVALGGLEYGVSPMTMAGAYGVFANGGTLYTPHLITKIIDSTGAVIVDNTQPKGKKVISQETANEMTSMLLGTFSNGTAMEATPYNYTVAGKTGTTETNFDATKNNDQWIVGYTPDVVISTWLGFEQTSKDHYLEGTSGETVGPIFKAQADSILPYTAGTNFTVADAYWTGGKVMSPDEAPEEQTTTEDDQPWQDDLNKFTEDAKDGMQKFGEKVKEGAKDLFRGIRDRLR, encoded by the coding sequence ATGGATTTTCAGCGCTTTTTAGCTACAATAAAAAAATATTTAGGTATTATAAAAGAATATTTGATTCGTTTTTGGCAATGGATGAAACCTTATCTTATTCAATTCCATCAATGGCGCAAGCGAGTTTGGAAAAAATATCATGTGAATAAAATTATTATTTTATTGGCATTAGTTGGCGCATTAGTTATGAGTGTCTACTTATTTTATATTGCAAAAACAACCAAGGTTTCAGAGCTAGAATCAGGATTACGTGAATCTACGATAATTTATGATAAAGAGAATCAAGAAGCTGGACGAATGTCTGCTCAAAAAGGAACATATGTTGATTTAGATCATGTATCACCTTATGTGGTTGATGCGGTTATTTCGACTGAAGACCGTAGTTTTTATTCACATCATGGGTTTGATATTAAAGGGATTGGCCGAGCAGCAGTTCGGATGCTTATCAATCGCAGCACTAGTGGCGGTGGTGGTAGTACTATCACCCAGCAGTTAGCCAAAAATGCCTATTTAACGATTGATCAAACCTTTAACCGAAAAGCCAAAGAAATATTTTTAGCAATTGAAATTGAAAAGAAATATTCTAAAGATGAAATTTTAGCAATGTACTTAAATACATCTTATTATGGAAATGGTGTTTGGGGCATTCAAGACGCAGCGAAAAAATATTTTGGTGTGGATGCAACGGATGTAACTATTGGTGAAGCAGCGACTTTAATTGGGATGCTAAAGGGACCATCGATTTATAATCCAATTGACGAGCCAGAAGCTGCAACCAATCGTCGCGACACTGTCTTACAGTTGATGGTAGAAAATGGCAAATTAGACCAAGCTTCAGCCGATCAAGAGAGTCAAGTGGCAATCACTGATTTATTGTATGATGCTTACAATCAAACGGATGCCGGGTATCAATATCCCTATTACTTTGATGCAGTAATTAATGAAGCAGAACGTGAGTATGGGATTGATGACGATGATTTAATGAATCGTGGGTATAAGATTTATACAGCATTAGATCAAAATTACCAAATTGCTATGCAAGATACTTATGCAGAAAATGGTTATTTCCCACCAAATGCTGAAGATGGGACGATGGTTCAATCAGCATCTGTGGCCTTAGACCCTGGTACAGGTGGCGTTCGTGGTTTAATTGGTCGTCGTGGGGATTACACTTTTAGAGGATTTAACTTTGCGACAGATATGAGACGTTCACCAGGTTCTACGATTAAACCATTGAGTGTATATGCACCGGCCTTAGAAGCTGGCTACAAACCAGATAGTATTTTAAAAGATGAACCACAAAGTTATTACGATGCAAAAAATTACAGTGGTACTTATGAAAATGAAGTTCCGATGTATCAAGCAGTCGCGCGTAGTTTGAATTTACCCGCAGTTTGGTTGTTACATGAAATTGGCTTGGATAAAGGCTACAATAAAGCCAAAGCATTTGGATTGAACTTAACCGACTCCGATAAATATTGGGGCGTAGCATTGGGGGGGTTAGAATATGGAGTATCGCCAATGACCATGGCAGGAGCATATGGTGTGTTTGCAAATGGTGGAACTTTGTATACACCGCATTTGATTACCAAAATTATTGACTCAACCGGTGCAGTTATTGTGGATAATACACAACCTAAAGGGAAAAAAGTAATTTCTCAAGAAACAGCCAATGAAATGACCAGTATGTTGTTAGGAACCTTTTCAAATGGTACAGCAATGGAAGCTACGCCGTATAACTATACAGTTGCTGGAAAAACAGGAACAACAGAAACCAACTTTGACGCAACTAAAAACAATGACCAATGGATTGTCGGTTATACACCAGATGTAGTGATTTCAACTTGGTTGGGATTTGAACAAACAAGTAAAGATCATTATTTAGAAGGAACTAGTGGTGAAACAGTAGGACCAATCTTTAAAGCGCAAGCAGACAGTATTTTACCTTACACAGCAGGAACCAACTTTACTGTAGCAGATGCTTATTGGACAGGGGGCAAAGTCATGTCACCAGATGAAGCTCCTGAAGAACAAACCACTACCGAAGACGATCAGCCATGGCAAGATGACTTAAATAAATTTACAGAAGATGCGAAAGATGGCATGCAGAAATTTGGCGAAAAAGTGAAAGAAGGGGCTAAAGACCTATTCCGCGGCATTCGTGACCGTTTAAGATAA
- a CDS encoding YlbF family regulator gives MSNIYDTANQLEREIRDMEQFQELSDTFTKLKADEKAYGLFKQFQEFQISLQEKMAAGEEMTDEDAEKAQALAVEIQQEELIADLMRVEQAFSTVINDLNRIIMTPLRELYQD, from the coding sequence ATGTCTAACATTTATGATACAGCGAATCAATTAGAACGTGAAATTCGTGATATGGAGCAATTCCAAGAATTAAGTGACACATTTACAAAACTAAAAGCAGATGAAAAAGCTTATGGTTTGTTTAAACAATTCCAAGAATTCCAAATTTCACTTCAAGAAAAAATGGCTGCTGGTGAAGAAATGACAGATGAAGATGCAGAAAAAGCACAAGCATTAGCTGTAGAAATTCAACAAGAAGAATTAATTGCTGATTTAATGCGTGTTGAACAAGCATTTAGTACAGTAATCAATGACTTGAACCGCATCATTATGACACCATTAAGAGAATTATATCAAGACTAA